A single region of the Paramicrobacterium fandaimingii genome encodes:
- a CDS encoding TetR/AcrR family transcriptional regulator, with product MIEDTRVDSPTHTGAAIVDAAARLLQEQGAAAVTTRNVAKEAGVQPPTIYRLFGDKDGLLDAVAESVMATFVAAKSAVVDAAAADDVDPVDDLRAGWATQIEFGLANPVLFTLMNNPGRGTDSPATRAGGEILRRRVHRVAEAGRLRVGEERAVALIRSAGTGAVFTLLTTTPGDRDPELATAMFDAVLREIISNAPEQADDTRITTVVAMRAIAPTLTELSSAERQLLAEWLDRSIDRA from the coding sequence GTGATTGAAGACACGAGAGTCGATTCCCCCACGCACACCGGGGCCGCCATCGTCGACGCTGCCGCCCGCCTGCTGCAGGAGCAGGGTGCGGCAGCAGTGACGACGCGCAACGTCGCAAAGGAAGCTGGCGTTCAGCCACCAACCATCTATCGCCTGTTCGGAGACAAGGACGGCCTGCTCGATGCGGTGGCTGAGAGCGTGATGGCGACATTTGTCGCCGCCAAATCTGCCGTTGTCGACGCCGCAGCGGCAGACGACGTCGACCCCGTTGACGACCTTCGGGCCGGGTGGGCGACGCAGATTGAGTTCGGCCTCGCCAACCCCGTGCTCTTCACGCTCATGAACAATCCGGGGCGCGGCACTGACTCTCCGGCCACGCGGGCCGGAGGTGAGATTCTGCGGCGACGTGTTCACCGAGTGGCAGAGGCCGGACGGCTGCGCGTCGGCGAGGAGCGCGCCGTCGCTCTCATTCGCTCCGCCGGAACCGGGGCGGTCTTCACTCTTCTGACGACCACGCCCGGTGATCGAGACCCGGAACTCGCCACAGCGATGTTCGACGCCGTTCTGCGCGAGATCATCAGCAATGCCCCTGAGCAGGCAGACGACACGCGCATCACAACGGTCGTCGCGATGCGCGCCATCGCGCCGACGCTCACCGAGCTGAGCAGCGCCGAACGACAGCTGCTTGCCGAGTGGCTCGACCGCAGCATCGACCGCGCGTAG
- a CDS encoding aldehyde dehydrogenase (NADP(+)): MSTELSVEQIAQNADRAFRELASIMPAARARAIVAAADALEANADALVPIGMAETGLAEGRLRGELKRTAVQLRVFADTVVDGSYLDVRIDAADPEFVLGPRPDIRRYLQAVGPVLNFAASNFPFAFSVAGGDTAAALASGCSLVVKTHSGHPELSAETARVISEALVGAGLPEHVFQTISGQQRGVDLLKHPLIAAGSFTGSTKIGRMLADIAAARPKPIPFYGELGSVNPVFVTEQAISERAGEIASGLVTSVGGSAGQLCTKPGFVFVPDAAPLEQGIAEAASGAEPHRMLNPRIADGYGERRDAILSTDGVRAIAEGSLERDADGQGWATPTIVVTDAATLVAQRDRLLDESFGPLSVVVQYSATDDLTALAEKLFPGNLTATVHHGGGEASDALRELVAVLSEGAGRVLFNGWPTGVAVTPAMQHGGPWPATTNDANTSVGTAAITRFVRPVAYQNAPQALLPEPLQDANPWSVPQRFAPAGESTSWGDAAR; encoded by the coding sequence ATGAGCACAGAACTTTCCGTTGAGCAGATTGCGCAGAACGCCGATCGCGCGTTCCGCGAGCTGGCGAGCATCATGCCCGCCGCGCGTGCGCGGGCGATTGTGGCCGCGGCCGACGCACTTGAGGCGAACGCTGACGCGCTCGTTCCGATCGGAATGGCCGAGACCGGGCTTGCCGAGGGGCGTCTGCGGGGCGAGCTGAAGCGCACTGCCGTTCAGCTGCGCGTTTTCGCCGACACCGTCGTCGACGGGTCGTACCTCGACGTGCGCATCGACGCCGCCGACCCGGAGTTTGTTCTGGGGCCGCGGCCGGATATTCGCCGCTATCTTCAGGCTGTCGGTCCGGTGCTCAACTTCGCGGCCAGCAACTTCCCGTTCGCGTTCTCCGTGGCCGGAGGCGACACTGCTGCCGCGCTGGCGTCGGGCTGCTCGCTTGTCGTGAAGACGCATTCGGGGCACCCCGAGCTTTCGGCCGAGACCGCTCGCGTCATCTCTGAGGCGCTCGTCGGTGCGGGGCTTCCCGAGCACGTCTTCCAGACGATCTCCGGTCAGCAGCGCGGCGTCGATCTTCTCAAGCATCCGCTCATCGCCGCCGGCTCGTTCACGGGGTCGACGAAGATCGGTCGGATGCTGGCCGACATCGCCGCAGCCAGGCCGAAGCCGATTCCGTTCTACGGCGAGCTTGGCAGCGTCAACCCGGTGTTCGTCACCGAGCAGGCGATCTCCGAGCGGGCTGGCGAGATCGCGTCAGGCCTCGTGACGAGCGTCGGCGGTTCTGCGGGCCAGCTCTGCACGAAGCCCGGGTTCGTGTTCGTTCCCGATGCGGCGCCGCTCGAGCAGGGCATCGCCGAGGCGGCGTCCGGGGCCGAGCCGCACCGCATGCTCAACCCGCGCATCGCCGACGGCTACGGGGAGCGCCGCGATGCGATTCTGTCCACCGATGGTGTGCGGGCGATCGCCGAGGGAAGCCTCGAGCGGGACGCTGATGGTCAGGGCTGGGCGACGCCGACGATCGTCGTCACCGACGCCGCGACGCTCGTGGCGCAGCGCGACCGACTGCTCGACGAGAGCTTCGGGCCGCTCAGCGTCGTTGTGCAGTACTCCGCAACCGACGATCTCACCGCGCTTGCGGAGAAGCTGTTCCCCGGCAACCTGACAGCGACCGTTCACCACGGCGGCGGTGAGGCGTCTGATGCGCTGCGCGAGCTTGTTGCCGTGCTGAGCGAAGGCGCTGGTCGTGTGCTGTTTAACGGCTGGCCGACGGGCGTCGCGGTGACACCGGCGATGCAGCACGGCGGCCCGTGGCCTGCGACGACGAACGACGCGAACACGTCGGTCGGAACGGCGGCGATCACGCGCTTCGTGCGCCCCGTCGCCTACCAGAACGCACCGCAGGCGCTGCTGCCTGAGCCGCTGCAGGACGCGAACCCGTGGAGCGTGCCGCAGCGTTTTGCACCGGCAGGCGAGTCGACAAGCTGGGGTGACGCCGCCCGCTGA
- the ccmI gene encoding c-type cytochrome biogenesis protein CcmI produces the protein MLGNLTGWHLMIVAAIVLVIVAVVIVAIVLTVVLSRRGSSSPDNAAATGIPSPETRMREIERLRQRGVITDAEYEAKRAEIIGRI, from the coding sequence ATGCTGGGAAACCTCACCGGATGGCACCTGATGATCGTGGCGGCAATCGTCCTCGTCATCGTCGCTGTCGTCATTGTCGCAATCGTGCTCACCGTCGTGCTCTCGCGCCGGGGTTCGAGCTCGCCCGACAACGCGGCGGCCACCGGCATCCCCTCGCCCGAGACGCGCATGCGCGAGATCGAGAGGCTGCGTCAGCGCGGGGTGATCACCGATGCCGAATACGAGGCGAAGCGCGCCGAGATCATCGGGCGAATCTGA
- a CDS encoding PLDc N-terminal domain-containing protein gives MAKKKQWNELSTGKRVGVVALTATQIGLAVAAYADIAKRDESELSATKRAWRLIAMIDFVGPLTYFVAGRRL, from the coding sequence ATGGCGAAAAAGAAGCAGTGGAATGAACTCAGCACGGGGAAGCGCGTCGGCGTCGTGGCGCTCACGGCGACTCAGATCGGCCTCGCCGTCGCCGCCTACGCGGATATCGCGAAGCGCGACGAGAGTGAGCTCAGTGCCACAAAGCGCGCGTGGCGACTGATTGCGATGATCGACTTCGTCGGCCCGCTCACCTACTTCGTGGCTGGCCGCCGCCTGTAG
- a CDS encoding SDR family NAD(P)-dependent oxidoreductase, producing the protein MTTTLITGANKGLGYETARRLIEAGHTVWMGARDAERGKKAADELGGRFVQLDVTNDETVAQAAQTITDADGLDVLINNAGIHGTITDADELTAADAAEVYETNVVSVVRMINAFVPVLRASRTPTIVNVSSGMGSFGTVLNPERIESQLIMPLYQSSKSAVTMLTVQYAKALPEMRVNAADPGFTQTDFNEGHGHFTVTEGTDAIVELATRNGSGPTGTFIDRDGTMPF; encoded by the coding sequence ATGACAACGACATTGATTACCGGGGCGAACAAGGGTCTCGGATACGAAACAGCCCGCCGCCTCATTGAGGCCGGGCACACGGTGTGGATGGGCGCGCGAGATGCCGAGCGCGGGAAGAAGGCCGCCGACGAATTGGGCGGACGCTTCGTGCAGCTCGATGTGACAAATGACGAAACGGTGGCGCAGGCTGCCCAGACGATCACGGATGCCGATGGGCTCGATGTGCTCATCAACAACGCCGGCATTCACGGCACGATCACTGACGCTGATGAGCTGACCGCAGCCGATGCTGCGGAGGTATACGAGACAAACGTCGTGAGCGTTGTGCGCATGATCAACGCGTTCGTTCCAGTTCTGCGAGCGTCACGCACGCCGACAATCGTCAACGTATCGAGTGGAATGGGCTCATTCGGCACTGTGCTGAACCCCGAGCGCATCGAATCTCAACTCATCATGCCCCTCTACCAATCGTCGAAGTCCGCAGTGACAATGCTCACCGTGCAGTACGCCAAGGCACTGCCCGAGATGCGGGTGAACGCTGCGGACCCGGGATTCACGCAGACAGACTTCAACGAAGGACACGGCCATTTCACGGTGACGGAAGGCACTGACGCGATCGTCGAGCTGGCGACGCGCAACGGCTCGGGCCCGACAGGAACATTCATCGACCGCGATGGCACGATGCCGTTCTAA
- a CDS encoding MFS transporter, with product MARGRLVVTALAIVLITLNLRIPVNSVAPLLPLIRDETNLSTSAVSLLTTIPLLSFLLGAPFVPRLLRLLGQTRLVTCSLIGITLGIMIRSVPGVVALYGGTLVLGVSIAVASVLAPSIVKAVPNQSGFLTGLYTMSLSIGPAAALGLTLPLVTVAGLSWNVALIAWSVVTFAAIVAWSLARRGLSNTRPSSSTVQHPRSSVYRERSAWAIALYLGLTSLTFYTTATWLPTVLRESGISGVVAAGMAAFVSLIAIPFALAAPLVVKRFSGNTGLLTSVSSALVVIAPLLLLPRQASLSFVAVLAFGVAQGACLGMAYALVVDRSRSVEHSAAVSAMSQTVGVSLAAVGPLAFGALFDVTQSWVSSLLLLAVLGCVQIASGLTLAAKK from the coding sequence ATGGCACGCGGCAGACTTGTCGTCACCGCTCTTGCGATCGTTCTGATCACCCTGAACCTGCGCATCCCGGTCAATTCGGTCGCACCGCTTCTGCCGTTGATTCGGGACGAGACCAACCTCAGCACCTCAGCTGTCTCACTGTTGACGACGATTCCGCTTTTGTCATTCCTGCTCGGTGCTCCGTTTGTTCCTCGGCTGCTGAGGCTTCTCGGTCAGACGCGACTCGTCACATGCTCCTTGATCGGCATCACCCTCGGAATCATGATCCGCTCTGTGCCCGGCGTCGTGGCGCTCTACGGCGGAACGCTCGTGCTCGGGGTGTCGATCGCTGTCGCGAGTGTGCTCGCGCCGTCGATCGTGAAGGCCGTGCCGAATCAATCCGGGTTCCTGACCGGCCTCTACACAATGAGCCTCAGCATTGGGCCCGCGGCCGCGTTGGGTCTCACTCTGCCCCTGGTCACCGTCGCTGGTCTGTCGTGGAACGTCGCACTCATCGCGTGGTCGGTTGTGACGTTCGCGGCGATCGTCGCGTGGAGTCTCGCCCGACGAGGGCTCTCGAACACTCGGCCGAGCAGCTCAACCGTCCAGCATCCGCGATCATCGGTGTATCGCGAGAGGAGTGCGTGGGCAATTGCCTTGTACCTCGGGCTGACGTCGCTGACCTTCTACACGACGGCAACCTGGCTGCCGACCGTTCTTCGCGAGTCCGGCATCAGCGGCGTCGTCGCTGCTGGAATGGCCGCGTTCGTGAGCCTCATCGCTATTCCCTTTGCTCTCGCCGCCCCGCTTGTGGTGAAGAGATTCAGCGGAAACACCGGTCTTCTGACCTCGGTCTCATCTGCGCTCGTTGTGATCGCTCCCCTGCTTCTGCTGCCACGGCAGGCCAGTCTCAGTTTCGTCGCCGTGCTCGCATTCGGCGTCGCCCAGGGCGCGTGCCTCGGCATGGCCTATGCGCTCGTTGTTGACCGCTCGCGTTCTGTTGAGCATTCTGCGGCCGTCTCCGCGATGTCGCAGACCGTCGGCGTCTCGCTCGCGGCCGTCGGGCCGCTTGCCTTTGGTGCCCTCTTCGATGTCACACAGAGCTGGGTGAGCTCGCTGCTGCTTCTCGCCGTGCTCGGATGCGTGCAGATTGCCAGCGGGTTGACGCTTGCTGCGAAGAAATGA
- a CDS encoding helix-turn-helix transcriptional regulator has protein sequence MDAPHGDLGPMLRLWRDRLSPVDVGLPVGEGRRSPGLRREELAALAGVSVDYLVRLEQGRSLRPSEQVAASFARALQLTDDERDHLYVVAGLLPPSPREVPTHIPPGAQRLIARLGDVPLVVFSAAWDLITWTPLWESLLDDPTLTSGNERNLLRRHFAEIDGQRPVGTITPVTTTEEFSASLVADLRRVRGRYPDDRNVAMLIGDLLASSPTFARLWHSGAVGEHQSERKIVRNSLVGLVELDCDVFTVAGADARIVVYTAATGSDAAAKLDFLRVSAVSATAVAPQH, from the coding sequence ATGGATGCTCCACATGGCGACCTTGGACCGATGCTCCGACTGTGGCGCGATCGGCTCTCGCCTGTGGACGTCGGGCTTCCCGTCGGCGAGGGGCGCCGGTCGCCCGGGTTGAGGCGCGAAGAACTCGCCGCGCTCGCCGGCGTGAGCGTCGACTACCTCGTGCGTCTCGAGCAGGGGCGATCGCTTCGACCCTCCGAGCAGGTGGCGGCGTCATTCGCCCGTGCCCTGCAGCTCACCGACGACGAGCGGGACCACCTGTATGTCGTCGCCGGGCTGCTCCCGCCGTCTCCCCGCGAGGTGCCCACCCATATTCCGCCCGGCGCGCAACGGCTTATTGCTCGTCTGGGCGACGTGCCGCTCGTCGTCTTCTCGGCAGCGTGGGACCTCATCACATGGACGCCGCTGTGGGAATCCCTTCTCGACGACCCGACGCTCACCTCGGGAAACGAGCGCAATCTGCTTCGTCGGCACTTCGCTGAAATTGACGGGCAGCGCCCTGTGGGAACGATCACCCCTGTGACGACGACAGAGGAGTTCTCGGCGTCGCTCGTCGCCGATCTGCGTCGGGTGCGTGGGCGGTATCCCGACGATCGCAACGTTGCGATGCTCATCGGCGACCTTCTGGCGTCGAGCCCGACGTTTGCGCGACTGTGGCACAGCGGCGCCGTTGGCGAGCATCAGTCGGAGCGCAAGATTGTGCGCAACTCACTCGTCGGCCTTGTCGAACTTGACTGCGATGTCTTTACCGTCGCAGGAGCCGATGCACGCATCGTCGTCTACACCGCTGCCACGGGGTCGGATGCCGCGGCAAAGCTCGACTTTCTGCGCGTCTCCGCCGTCTCGGCGACTGCCGTCGCACCGCAGCACTGA
- a CDS encoding SDR family oxidoreductase: MIIVTGATGVLGGKVVDHLLESVAADRIAVAVRDVSKAQRFADRGIDVRRADYSDRASLTAAFAGGDQLFLVSSSDPTADAVTLHRNAIDAAVAAGIGRVLYTSHQGAHPQSPFAPAQDHAATEWMLEESGLAWTSLRNGFYAHSLEFMLGAWRETGIIEVPSNGPVSWTAREDAAEAAAAILASDGRYDGPVTLTARSAPTFDEIAMIASEIAGRSIRVSIVDPDEWVAGQVAAGTPEGMAHFTLGIYQAAAGGYFAGVDPTLGELLGREPRSVRDLLTSSAS, from the coding sequence ATGATCATCGTCACCGGAGCAACCGGCGTACTCGGCGGAAAAGTTGTCGACCACCTCCTGGAAAGCGTCGCGGCCGACCGGATCGCCGTCGCGGTGCGCGACGTGTCGAAGGCGCAGCGTTTCGCCGATCGCGGCATCGACGTCAGACGCGCAGACTATTCAGACCGGGCGTCGCTGACGGCGGCGTTTGCGGGAGGCGACCAGCTGTTTCTCGTTTCGTCGAGTGACCCAACCGCCGATGCCGTGACGCTGCACCGCAACGCAATCGACGCCGCCGTTGCCGCGGGTATCGGCCGTGTTCTCTACACGAGCCACCAAGGGGCTCACCCGCAGAGTCCCTTCGCACCCGCACAAGATCATGCGGCGACCGAGTGGATGTTGGAAGAATCCGGCCTCGCGTGGACATCGCTGCGCAACGGTTTCTACGCGCACTCACTCGAGTTCATGTTGGGTGCGTGGCGTGAGACGGGCATCATCGAGGTTCCCAGCAACGGGCCGGTCTCGTGGACAGCACGGGAGGATGCCGCTGAAGCAGCGGCTGCGATCCTCGCTTCCGATGGTCGCTACGACGGGCCGGTCACGCTCACGGCACGCAGCGCACCGACATTCGATGAGATCGCGATGATCGCGTCAGAGATCGCCGGGCGCAGCATCCGTGTCTCGATTGTCGACCCTGACGAATGGGTTGCCGGTCAGGTGGCCGCGGGAACCCCCGAAGGCATGGCGCACTTTACGCTCGGCATCTATCAGGCCGCGGCGGGTGGATACTTTGCTGGCGTCGATCCGACGTTGGGCGAGCTGCTCGGGCGTGAGCCGCGTTCGGTGCGTGACCTGCTGACGTCATCGGCGAGCTGA